The Beijerinckiaceae bacterium RH AL1 genome has a segment encoding these proteins:
- a CDS encoding putative VCBS repeat-containing protein (ID:RHAL1_00812;~source:Prodigal:2.6), which produces MVNYAYPYADDNRGRFYFDSGNAAATLENVSPAAAVYVASTVHRHPHRHVTYSLAPNVGDNNLFSIDPNTGAVHFNASPDYEHPADANHDNVYDVVVTAQFGRQVISKVVEIQVLDVNDNAPVFVSGPTASEPAHTAASTPVYVAYATDADGTSPNNTVHYSLSGTDAAQFNIDATSGAVTFKTSPSYQHPTDAGGNNVYNVVVTATDGGTPALSTSMNVAISVTDVAPPTPTDADGMANSVAEGAAAGTTTGLTVTAADGDTISYTITNDTSGGGFKIDPMTGAVTVADPTKIDYESAPGHAYSVTVQASDGTLTSQQTFSIGVTDVAPSTPVDSNAAANTVAEGAAAGTAVGVTAASTDVNGPAVTYSITGIRRAAASPSTRRPASSPSPIRPRSTTRARRGTPTASPSRRATAR; this is translated from the coding sequence ATGGTCAATTATGCGTACCCTTACGCCGACGACAATCGGGGCCGCTTCTATTTCGATTCCGGCAACGCCGCCGCGACGCTCGAAAACGTTTCTCCCGCCGCAGCCGTCTACGTCGCATCGACGGTCCACCGGCACCCGCATCGCCATGTGACCTACAGCCTGGCGCCGAACGTCGGCGACAACAACCTCTTCTCGATCGACCCCAACACGGGGGCCGTGCACTTCAATGCTTCTCCCGACTACGAGCATCCGGCGGATGCAAACCACGACAACGTCTACGACGTCGTCGTTACCGCGCAGTTCGGGCGCCAGGTCATCAGCAAGGTCGTCGAGATCCAGGTGCTCGACGTCAACGACAACGCGCCGGTGTTCGTCTCGGGACCAACGGCGAGCGAGCCGGCGCACACGGCGGCCTCGACCCCCGTCTATGTGGCCTATGCCACGGACGCCGACGGCACCAGCCCGAACAACACCGTGCATTATTCGCTGAGCGGCACCGACGCCGCCCAGTTCAACATCGACGCGACGTCCGGCGCCGTCACCTTCAAGACGTCGCCGAGCTACCAGCATCCGACCGATGCGGGCGGCAACAACGTCTACAATGTCGTCGTGACGGCGACCGACGGCGGCACGCCGGCGCTGTCGACGAGCATGAACGTCGCGATCTCGGTCACCGACGTCGCGCCGCCGACGCCGACCGACGCCGACGGCATGGCGAACAGCGTGGCGGAGGGCGCCGCGGCCGGCACCACCACCGGGCTCACCGTGACGGCGGCCGACGGCGACACGATCAGCTACACCATCACCAACGACACGTCCGGCGGCGGCTTCAAGATCGATCCCATGACGGGTGCGGTCACCGTCGCCGACCCGACGAAGATCGACTACGAGTCCGCGCCGGGGCACGCCTACAGCGTCACCGTCCAGGCCAGCGACGGCACGCTCACGAGCCAGCAGACCTTTTCGATCGGCGTGACCGACGTCGCGCCGTCGACACCGGTCGACAGCAATGCGGCGGCCAACACCGTCGCGGAAGGCGCGGCGGCCGGCACTGCCGTCGGCGTCACCGCGGCCTCGACCGACGTCAACGGGCCGGCCGTCACCTATTCCATCACCGGGATACGTCGGGCGGCGGCTTCGCCGTCAACGCGACGACCGGCGTCGTCACCGTCGCCGATCCGACCAAGATCGACTACGAGAGCGCGCCGGGGCACGCCTACAGCGTCACCGTCGCGGCGAGCGACGGCACGCTGA
- a CDS encoding hypothetical protein (ID:RHAL1_00811;~conserved protein of unknown function;~source:Prodigal:2.6), with translation MTDVAPSTPVDSDAAANTVVEGAASGTAVGITASSTDVNGPAVTYSITGDTSNGGFAVNATTGVVTVADPTKIDYESSPGHAYSVTVQASDGTLTSAQTFSIAVTDVAPSTPVDSDTGTANFVYEGSNAGTYTGLTASSSDPNGPAVTYSITGDTSNGGFAIDATTGAVIISNPAKIDYESAPGHAYSVTVQASDGTLTSAQTFSIAVGDIAPSTPTDSNAAPNSVAEGAAAGTTVGVTAASTDVNGGAVTYAIINDTSGGGFAVNATTGVVTVADPTKIDYESAPGHAYSVTVAASDGTLTSAQTFAIAVTDVAPSTPVDSNAAMNTVVADSAAGTTVGVTASATDVNGPAVTYSIANDQSNGGFAVDATTGVVTVADPTKIDYQGSGPSHSYAVTVAASDGTLASSSTFTIAVTDAPPSTPTDSDGTANSVVEGAVAGTYTGLTVSSSDVNGHAVTYSITGDTSGGGFAVNATSGAVTVVDPTKIDYETAPGHAYDVTVAASDGTLSSAQTFAIAVTDVAPSTPTDADGSANTVAEGAAAGTTVGVTASSTDVNGPAVTYAITADTSGGGFAVNATTGVVTVADPTKIDYETSPGHAYSVTVAASDGTLTSAQTFAIAVTDVAPSTPTDADATVNSVVEGAVAGTYTGLTASSTDPNGPAVTYSITGDTSNGGFAVDATTGVVTVANPTKINYETPPGHDYDVTVQASDGTLSSAQTFVINVTDVAPSAPVDTNADANMVAEGAAAGTAVGITAASTDINGPAVTYTIAGDTSGGGFAVDLLTGVVTVADPTKIDYETAPGHAYSVTVAGSDGTLSSTSTFSIAVTDVAPSTPTDADASGNTVAEGAAAGTTVGVTASSTDINGPAVTYAITADTSGGGFAVNATTGVVTVADPTKIDYETSPGHAYSVTVAASDGTLSSAQTFAIAVTDVAPSLPVDADASANTVAEGAAAGTTVGVTASSTDVNGPAVTYEITADTSGSGFAVNATTGVVTVADPTKIDFETSNGHAYNVTVAATDGTLTSTQTFAIAVTDVAPSLPVDADASANTVAEGAAAGTTVGVTASSTDVNGPAVIYAITNDTSGGGFAVNAATGVVTVADPTKIDFETSNGHAYNVTVAATDGTLTSTQTFSIAVTDVAPSTPTDADGSNNTVAERAAAGTTVGVTASSTDVNGPAVIYAITNDTSGGGFAVDATTGVVTVADPTKIDYETSPGHAYSVTVAASDGTLTSAQTFAIAVTDVAPSTPVDADATANSVVEGAVAGTYTGLTASSTDPNGPAVTYSITADTSNGGFAVDATTGAVTIANPTKIDYETSAGHAYDVTVQASDSTLSSAQTFVINVVDAPPSAPVDADATANQVSTNAPQGSPTGITASSMDPNGGTVTYALTNDDGGHFEIDPTTGVVTVGATPVVYDPTTPANDTRTITVQAADSSGLASTADFTITVVQNTPPVANADNITATEAGGTNNATPGHDPSGNVVTGTGGNGEVADTDQQDPSTALVVVSAGPGATAGSNDIPVASTGSTIAGSHGELTIATDGSYAYTVAQSDPAVNALNPTQTLTDTFHYTIQDTGGLQSSAAITVTIHGADDAPTAHADAVSATEAGGVNNAIPGTNPSFNVVTGANETIATGADTDPDNGDTLTVVGVAAGTTAAFLAAGANADIAGTYGTIHINTDGSSTYTVNQAAANGLAAGQSATDTFSYTVQDSGGLDSTTQVTVTVNGANDAPTANPDTATATEAGGTANGTPGANGTGNVLTNDIDPDTGDTLTVQGVEAGSHPAAMVSGNVGSGVAGQYGTITVNGDGTYSYAVNNANATVDALNAGQHLTDTFTYTIHDNGGLTSTSTVAVTINGADDAPVAFNDSATVTSGMQASVNLLDNDTDVDTPHANLNAVVNAQPSHGSVVVNANGTFTYTASNGYIGADSFTYHDSDGTLSSNVATVNVTVQASVAYIDNDYTAARSGTLGSFTNPYSSVSAFNANNDAAHGYNIVYVENGTGSYAASGATIALRAGQYLEGQGVDPYYIDGSGNKVVLQDLDNTATPTLNYTTAGTGVTLGGNNTIAGLNFTGNGTAGQSAITGSNIANLAIDHVSVLGFGSAGTDAEINLNNLTGTASLTNSTIGYATNTNAAGGYGILIANTTGVLNLTGSDNTISNVISKTITAAGFEVSTSNAATATVALQHSTFQNNGNGFYGNAAGSSTLNVNLSGTAGQEATTGNTFISIDNDPTLKFFANVSLNSTDNAALNFNVNNNAQIIGGGIVVNGTGNSTFQGRMDGNVDIEAGSGNNTTAGLNAQVAENAQGIVDISNNTFSPITTDITVASQGDNDPAGSFTSRIDATIVNNKFTFYNPDGTFPGDGAIQIDSFTPNGATTDRSYVVADIRNNAVNDTSTSANAFYDTAFTDGQGYQSTGAHVYLKGFTTDGATTLQANNNTVNNPNTFYYYNQSNDSASDQGTNGPDGPEAIPTAAPFNGTVRTPQNPTALLAGSGGVQAATPTAGETHLSQAELNATVAAAIAVWQKAGLSADQVAHLESVSYQVGDTMGGWLGESTPGHVVIGPDAGGQGWYIDPATGPSAFAGPAGVTHLTADPTSAAAGHYDLLTTVVHEMGEQLGLQDNFDAAASGSLTSGLLSEGVRELPSATDVAEANALGTPAAPSLPEQKVVAQPLATQPVAAQQVAIEHHGNPAHVGHDTFVFDAKVLADASGPAKLVAHVADYSAAQHDTLDFTALFAATPRPAAHAADLVHATEDPGGHAATVAVNVAATGAAPHWVDIAHLDGVPQDATIDVAVDAAHPHHISHIHVGGLA, from the coding sequence GTGACCGACGTCGCGCCGTCGACCCCGGTCGACAGCGATGCGGCGGCCAACACCGTCGTAGAAGGCGCGGCGTCCGGCACGGCAGTCGGCATCACCGCGTCGTCGACCGACGTCAACGGCCCGGCCGTCACCTATTCAATCACAGGGGACACCTCGAACGGCGGGTTCGCCGTCAACGCCACGACCGGCGTCGTGACCGTCGCCGATCCGACCAAGATCGACTACGAGAGCTCGCCCGGCCACGCGTACAGCGTTACCGTCCAGGCCAGCGACGGCACGCTGACAAGTGCGCAGACCTTCTCGATCGCCGTCACCGACGTCGCGCCGTCGACGCCGGTCGATAGCGACACCGGGACCGCGAACTTCGTCTACGAGGGCTCGAACGCCGGCACCTACACCGGGCTCACCGCGTCCTCGAGCGACCCGAACGGGCCGGCCGTCACCTATTCGATCACCGGCGACACTTCGAACGGCGGCTTCGCCATCGACGCCACGACCGGCGCCGTCATCATCTCCAACCCGGCGAAGATCGACTACGAGTCGGCGCCTGGGCACGCCTACAGCGTGACCGTCCAGGCCAGCGACGGCACGCTCACGAGCGCGCAGACCTTCTCGATCGCCGTCGGCGACATCGCGCCGTCGACGCCGACGGACAGCAACGCGGCGCCGAACAGCGTTGCCGAAGGTGCGGCGGCCGGCACGACCGTCGGCGTCACCGCAGCCTCGACCGACGTCAACGGCGGAGCCGTCACCTACGCCATCATCAACGACACGTCGGGCGGCGGCTTCGCCGTCAACGCCACGACCGGCGTCGTCACCGTCGCGGATCCGACGAAGATCGACTACGAGAGCGCGCCGGGGCACGCCTACAGCGTCACCGTCGCGGCGAGCGACGGCACGCTGACGAGCGCGCAGACCTTCGCCATCGCCGTGACCGACGTCGCGCCGTCGACGCCCGTCGACAGCAACGCGGCGATGAACACCGTGGTCGCCGACTCCGCCGCCGGCACGACCGTCGGCGTCACCGCCTCCGCGACCGACGTCAACGGCCCGGCCGTCACCTATTCGATCGCCAACGACCAGTCGAACGGCGGCTTCGCCGTCGACGCGACGACCGGCGTCGTCACCGTCGCCGACCCGACGAAGATCGACTACCAGGGGAGCGGACCGAGCCATTCCTACGCGGTCACGGTCGCTGCCAGCGACGGGACGCTGGCGTCGTCGAGCACGTTCACGATCGCCGTCACCGACGCGCCGCCGTCGACGCCGACGGATAGCGACGGCACCGCGAACAGCGTCGTCGAGGGCGCGGTCGCAGGCACCTATACGGGGCTGACGGTCTCGTCGTCGGACGTCAACGGCCATGCCGTGACCTATTCGATCACCGGGGATACGTCGGGCGGCGGCTTCGCCGTCAACGCCACCAGCGGTGCCGTCACCGTCGTCGACCCGACGAAGATCGACTACGAGACCGCGCCCGGGCACGCCTACGACGTCACCGTGGCAGCCAGCGACGGCACGCTCTCGAGCGCGCAGACCTTCGCGATCGCCGTCACCGACGTCGCACCCTCGACGCCGACGGACGCCGATGGCTCGGCCAACACCGTCGCCGAGGGGGCCGCGGCCGGCACGACCGTCGGCGTCACCGCATCGTCGACCGACGTCAACGGCCCGGCCGTCACCTACGCGATCACCGCGGACACGTCGGGCGGCGGCTTCGCCGTCAACGCGACGACCGGCGTCGTCACCGTCGCCGATCCGACGAAGATCGACTACGAGACCTCGCCCGGGCACGCCTACAGCGTCACGGTCGCGGCCAGCGACGGCACGCTGACGAGCGCGCAGACCTTCGCGATCGCCGTGACCGACGTCGCGCCGTCGACGCCGACGGACGCCGATGCCACGGTCAACAGCGTGGTCGAAGGTGCCGTCGCCGGCACCTACACCGGGCTCACCGCCTCCTCCACCGACCCGAACGGCCCGGCCGTCACCTACTCGATCACCGGGGATACCTCGAACGGCGGCTTCGCCGTCGACGCGACGACCGGCGTCGTCACCGTCGCCAACCCGACGAAGATCAACTACGAGACCCCGCCCGGGCACGACTACGACGTGACCGTCCAGGCCAGCGACGGCACGCTCTCGAGCGCGCAGACCTTCGTGATCAACGTCACGGACGTGGCGCCTTCGGCGCCGGTCGACACCAACGCGGATGCCAACATGGTCGCAGAAGGCGCGGCCGCCGGCACGGCCGTCGGCATCACGGCCGCCTCGACCGACATCAACGGCCCGGCCGTCACCTATACGATCGCCGGCGACACATCCGGCGGCGGCTTTGCCGTCGACCTGTTGACCGGCGTCGTCACCGTCGCTGACCCGACGAAGATCGACTACGAGACCGCGCCGGGGCACGCCTACAGCGTCACCGTCGCGGGCTCGGACGGGACCCTGTCGTCCACGAGCACGTTCTCGATCGCCGTCACCGACGTCGCGCCGTCGACGCCAACGGACGCCGATGCCTCGGGCAACACCGTCGCCGAGGGGGCTGCGGCCGGCACGACCGTCGGCGTCACCGCGTCCTCGACCGACATCAACGGCCCGGCCGTCACCTACGCGATCACCGCGGACACGTCGGGCGGCGGCTTCGCCGTCAACGCGACGACCGGCGTCGTCACCGTCGCCGATCCGACCAAGATCGACTACGAGACCTCGCCCGGGCACGCCTACAGCGTCACCGTGGCCGCCAGCGACGGCACGCTCTCGAGCGCGCAGACCTTCGCCATCGCCGTCACCGACGTGGCGCCGTCGCTGCCGGTGGACGCCGATGCGTCGGCCAACACCGTCGCGGAAGGGGCCGCGGCCGGCACGACGGTCGGCGTCACCGCGTCCTCCACCGACGTCAACGGCCCGGCCGTCACCTACGAGATCACTGCGGACACGTCGGGCAGCGGCTTCGCCGTCAATGCGACGACCGGCGTCGTGACCGTCGCCGATCCGACCAAGATCGACTTCGAGACCTCGAACGGGCACGCCTACAACGTCACGGTCGCGGCAACCGACGGCACGCTCACGAGCACGCAGACCTTCGCGATCGCCGTCACCGACGTCGCGCCGTCGCTGCCGGTGGACGCCGATGCCTCGGCCAACACCGTCGCGGAAGGGGCCGCCGCCGGCACGACCGTCGGCGTCACCGCATCGTCGACCGACGTCAACGGGCCGGCCGTCATCTACGCGATCACCAACGACACGTCGGGCGGCGGCTTCGCCGTCAATGCGGCGACCGGCGTCGTCACCGTCGCCGATCCGACCAAGATCGACTTCGAGACCTCGAACGGGCACGCCTACAACGTCACGGTCGCGGCAACCGACGGCACGCTCACGAGCACGCAGACCTTCTCGATCGCCGTCACCGACGTCGCGCCGTCGACGCCGACGGACGCCGACGGCTCGAACAACACCGTCGCGGAAAGGGCCGCCGCCGGCACGACCGTCGGCGTCACCGCATCGTCGACCGACGTCAACGGGCCGGCCGTCATCTACGCGATCACCAACGACACGTCGGGCGGCGGCTTCGCCGTCGACGCGACGACCGGCGTCGTCACCGTCGCCGACCCGACGAAGATCGACTACGAGACCTCGCCCGGGCACGCCTATAGCGTCACTGTCGCAGCCAGCGACGGCACGCTGACGAGCGCGCAGACCTTCGCCATCGCCGTCACCGACGTCGCGCCGTCGACGCCGGTGGACGCCGATGCCACGGCCAACAGCGTGGTCGAGGGCGCGGTGGCCGGCACCTACACCGGGCTCACCGCATCCTCCACCGACCCGAACGGGCCGGCCGTCACCTATTCGATCACCGCGGACACGTCGAACGGCGGCTTCGCCGTCGACGCGACGACCGGCGCCGTCACCATCGCCAATCCAACCAAGATCGACTACGAGACCTCGGCCGGGCACGCCTACGACGTGACCGTCCAGGCCAGCGACAGCACGCTCTCGAGCGCGCAGACCTTCGTGATCAACGTCGTCGACGCCCCGCCCTCGGCGCCCGTCGACGCCGACGCCACCGCCAACCAGGTCTCGACCAACGCGCCGCAGGGCTCGCCGACCGGCATCACCGCCTCGTCGATGGACCCCAACGGCGGCACGGTCACCTATGCGCTGACCAACGACGACGGCGGCCACTTTGAGATCGATCCGACGACCGGCGTCGTCACCGTCGGCGCCACCCCCGTCGTCTACGATCCCACGACCCCGGCCAACGACACCCGCACGATCACCGTGCAGGCAGCGGATTCGTCGGGCCTGGCGTCGACGGCGGACTTCACGATCACGGTCGTGCAGAACACGCCGCCCGTCGCCAACGCCGACAATATCACGGCGACCGAGGCCGGCGGCACCAACAACGCCACGCCCGGCCACGACCCGAGCGGCAACGTCGTCACCGGCACCGGCGGCAACGGCGAGGTCGCCGACACCGACCAGCAGGATCCGAGCACCGCGCTCGTGGTCGTGTCGGCCGGCCCCGGCGCGACCGCCGGCAGCAACGACATCCCCGTGGCGAGCACCGGCAGCACGATCGCCGGCAGCCACGGCGAGCTGACGATCGCCACCGACGGCTCCTACGCCTACACCGTCGCCCAGTCCGACCCGGCGGTGAACGCGCTCAACCCCACCCAGACGCTGACCGACACCTTCCACTACACGATCCAGGACACCGGCGGCCTGCAGAGCAGCGCCGCCATCACCGTGACCATCCACGGCGCCGACGACGCCCCGACGGCGCACGCCGACGCGGTGAGCGCCACCGAGGCGGGAGGCGTCAACAACGCCATCCCGGGGACCAACCCGAGCTTCAACGTCGTCACCGGGGCGAACGAGACCATCGCCACCGGGGCGGACACGGACCCCGACAACGGCGACACGCTGACCGTCGTCGGCGTCGCCGCCGGCACGACCGCCGCGTTCCTCGCCGCCGGCGCGAACGCCGACATCGCCGGCACCTACGGCACGATCCACATCAACACGGACGGCTCGTCGACCTACACGGTCAACCAGGCCGCCGCCAACGGCCTGGCCGCCGGGCAGAGCGCGACGGACACGTTCAGCTACACCGTGCAGGACAGCGGCGGGCTCGATAGCACGACGCAGGTCACGGTGACGGTGAACGGCGCCAACGACGCGCCGACGGCCAACCCCGACACCGCAACAGCGACGGAGGCCGGCGGCACCGCCAACGGCACGCCCGGCGCCAACGGCACCGGCAACGTGCTGACGAACGACATCGATCCGGACACGGGCGACACGCTCACCGTCCAGGGCGTCGAGGCCGGCAGCCATCCGGCCGCAATGGTCTCGGGCAACGTCGGCAGCGGGGTCGCCGGCCAGTACGGCACCATCACCGTCAACGGCGACGGCACGTACAGCTATGCCGTCAACAACGCCAATGCGACGGTCGACGCGCTGAACGCCGGCCAGCACCTCACGGACACCTTCACCTACACGATCCACGACAACGGCGGCCTGACCTCGACCTCGACGGTCGCGGTGACGATCAACGGCGCCGACGACGCCCCGGTGGCGTTCAACGACAGCGCCACGGTCACCTCGGGGATGCAGGCATCGGTCAACTTGCTCGACAACGACACCGACGTCGACACGCCGCACGCCAACCTCAACGCCGTCGTCAACGCCCAGCCGAGCCACGGCAGCGTCGTGGTGAACGCAAACGGCACGTTCACCTACACGGCGTCAAACGGCTACATCGGCGCGGACAGCTTCACCTACCATGACTCCGACGGCACGCTGTCGTCGAACGTCGCGACGGTGAACGTCACCGTGCAGGCGTCCGTCGCCTACATCGACAACGACTACACGGCGGCGCGCAGCGGCACGCTCGGGTCGTTCACCAACCCCTACAGCTCCGTCTCGGCCTTCAACGCCAACAACGATGCCGCGCACGGCTACAATATCGTCTACGTCGAGAACGGCACCGGCAGCTACGCGGCCAGCGGCGCCACGATCGCGCTGCGCGCCGGGCAGTACCTCGAAGGCCAAGGCGTCGATCCGTATTACATCGACGGCAGCGGCAACAAGGTCGTGCTGCAAGACCTCGACAACACGGCGACGCCGACCCTCAACTACACCACCGCCGGGACGGGGGTGACGCTTGGCGGCAACAACACGATCGCCGGTCTCAACTTCACCGGCAACGGCACCGCCGGGCAGTCCGCCATCACCGGCAGCAACATCGCCAACCTGGCCATCGATCATGTCTCGGTGCTGGGCTTCGGCAGCGCCGGGACGGACGCCGAGATCAACCTGAACAACCTCACGGGCACCGCCAGCCTGACGAACTCGACCATCGGCTACGCTACAAACACCAACGCGGCCGGCGGATACGGGATTCTGATCGCGAACACCACCGGCGTTCTCAATCTTACCGGCAGCGACAACACGATAAGCAACGTCATCAGCAAGACCATCACGGCGGCCGGCTTCGAGGTCAGCACCTCGAATGCGGCCACAGCCACGGTCGCGCTGCAGCACAGCACGTTCCAGAACAACGGCAACGGTTTCTACGGCAACGCCGCCGGTTCATCGACGCTGAATGTCAACCTCAGCGGCACCGCCGGTCAGGAAGCGACCACGGGCAATACATTCATAAGCATCGATAACGACCCCACACTCAAATTCTTTGCCAACGTCTCGCTCAACAGCACCGACAACGCCGCTCTCAACTTCAATGTTAACAACAACGCCCAGATTATTGGTGGCGGCATTGTTGTAAACGGCACGGGCAACTCGACATTCCAAGGGCGGATGGACGGCAATGTCGATATCGAGGCGGGTAGCGGCAACAACACAACAGCCGGGTTGAACGCACAAGTGGCGGAAAACGCGCAGGGCATTGTCGACATCAGCAACAACACCTTCAGTCCCATAACGACCGACATCACCGTCGCGTCGCAAGGAGACAATGACCCTGCAGGCAGCTTTACTTCCCGGATTGACGCGACGATAGTGAATAATAAATTTACGTTTTACAACCCAGACGGCACTTTCCCTGGCGATGGAGCGATACAAATAGATTCCTTCACTCCCAACGGCGCTACGACAGATAGATCCTATGTCGTGGCGGACATCCGGAACAATGCTGTCAATGATACTTCGACTTCGGCGAATGCATTTTACGACACCGCCTTCACGGACGGGCAGGGATACCAATCGACTGGCGCACACGTCTATCTCAAGGGCTTCACGACGGACGGAGCGACGACGCTGCAGGCGAACAATAATACGGTGAATAATCCAAATACGTTTTATTACTACAATCAAAGCAATGACTCGGCGAGCGATCAGGGCACCAACGGACCCGATGGCCCAGAGGCGATCCCCACTGCCGCGCCGTTCAACGGCACCGTTCGCACACCACAAAACCCAACGGCCCTGCTCGCCGGATCCGGCGGCGTCCAGGCGGCGACGCCGACGGCCGGCGAGACGCACCTGAGCCAGGCGGAGCTCAACGCCACCGTCGCAGCCGCGATCGCCGTCTGGCAAAAGGCCGGGCTGTCGGCGGACCAGGTCGCGCACCTCGAATCGGTGAGCTACCAGGTCGGCGACACCATGGGCGGCTGGCTCGGCGAGTCGACCCCGGGGCACGTCGTGATCGGCCCCGACGCGGGCGGCCAAGGCTGGTACATCGACCCGGCCACCGGCCCCTCCGCGTTCGCGGGACCGGCCGGCGTCACCCACCTGACCGCAGACCCCACCTCGGCGGCGGCCGGGCACTACGACCTCCTCACCACCGTCGTGCACGAGATGGGCGAGCAGCTCGGCCTGCAGGATAATTTCGACGCCGCCGCGTCCGGCAGCCTGACATCCGGGCTGCTGAGCGAGGGCGTGCGCGAGCTGCCGAGCGCGACCGACGTCGCCGAGGCCAACGCCCTCGGCACGCCCGCCGCGCCGTCGCTTCCCGAGCAGAAGGTCGTCGCCCAGCCGCTCGCGACGCAGCCGGTGGCCGCGCAGCAGGTGGCCATAGAGCACCATGGCAATCCGGCTCACGTCGGGCACGACACGTTCGTGTTCGACGCCAAGGTGCTGGCGGACGCGAGCGGCCCCGCGAAGCTCGTCGCTCACGTGGCCGATTACAGCGCGGCGCAGCACGACACGCTCGACTTCACGGCGCTGTTCGCGGCGACGCCGCGGCCGGCCGCGCATGCCGCCGACCTGGTCCACGCGACGGAGGACCCGGGCGGCCACGCGGCGACCGTGGCGGTGAACGTCGCAGCCACCGGCGCGGCGCCGCATTGGGTGGACATCGCACATCTCGACGGGGTGCCGCAGGACGCGACGATCGACGTCGCGGTCGACGCCGCCCACCCGCATCACATCTCGCACATCCACGTCGGCGGCCTCGCCTGA
- a CDS encoding Porin family protein (ID:RHAL1_00813;~source:Prodigal:2.6): MTLKAGFVTLWPKTRFGLACAALAALSLPAMGADLPSRRAPPVYVPPPLPVFTWTGFYVGATAGAGSERTNTTTVIYPGRHLVLPPDLNRVAAAGTIGGNRVGFIGGGEIGYNYQVNQLVFGAEADAEYLGGGALVATNGGRLVTGNPFSVTTSSRTDFMTTVRGRAGFTVDRALFYATGGLALVDRQLDQSYADTLVGPTTGRTSASSLRAGFVVGGGIEYAFTPNWSVKGEYLFVRETGSAAYTITSRRGTTNLLSVSDRRDINLGRIGLNYRFDMLAPAPVVARY, from the coding sequence ATGACATTGAAAGCCGGTTTCGTAACCCTTTGGCCCAAAACACGCTTCGGCCTCGCCTGCGCGGCGCTCGCGGCGTTGTCCCTGCCGGCCATGGGTGCCGACCTGCCCTCGCGACGGGCGCCGCCAGTCTATGTGCCGCCCCCGCTGCCGGTCTTCACCTGGACGGGCTTCTACGTCGGCGCGACGGCCGGCGCCGGCTCCGAGCGCACCAACACGACGACGGTGATCTATCCAGGCCGGCATCTGGTCCTGCCGCCCGACCTCAATCGGGTCGCGGCCGCCGGAACGATCGGCGGTAATCGCGTCGGCTTCATCGGCGGCGGCGAGATCGGCTACAACTATCAGGTCAATCAGCTGGTGTTCGGCGCCGAGGCGGATGCCGAGTATCTCGGCGGCGGCGCGCTGGTCGCCACCAACGGCGGACGTCTCGTCACCGGAAACCCGTTCTCGGTCACCACGAGCTCGCGGACCGACTTCATGACCACGGTGCGCGGCCGCGCCGGCTTCACGGTCGACAGGGCCCTGTTCTACGCGACGGGCGGCCTGGCGCTGGTCGATCGCCAGCTCGACCAGAGCTACGCCGACACGCTGGTCGGCCCGACGACCGGCCGCACCTCCGCCTCGAGCCTGCGCGCCGGCTTCGTGGTCGGCGGCGGCATCGAGTATGCGTTCACGCCGAACTGGTCGGTGAAGGGCGAGTATCTCTTCGTGCGCGAGACCGGCAGCGCAGCCTACACGATCACCAGCCGCAGGGGTACCACCAACCTGCTGTCGGTGTCCGATCGCCGCGACATCAATCTCGGCCGCATCGGCCTGAACTACCGTTTCGATATGCTTGCGCCGGCGCCGGTCGTGGCGCGTTACTGA